Proteins from a single region of Primulina tabacum isolate GXHZ01 chromosome 5, ASM2559414v2, whole genome shotgun sequence:
- the LOC142547662 gene encoding accelerated cell death 11, whose product MANEGGAKPLKKMAEAFEELASILNAADPDGEEARIELGLFSRACSLVSPLFRCLGIAFKFAELDYVAKVEDLSEASKSISTLPVMMAGDIEANCVRIAGSHTRNLLRVKRGIDMVKVLFEQIIVTEGNSLKDPASKAYAQVFAPYHGWMIRKAVAAGMYALPTKVQLLKKLNEDETSASIQMQSYVTSVAPVISYIDQLFISRELGVDW is encoded by the exons ATGGCGAATGAAGGTGGAGCCAAACCGCTGAAGAAAATGGCGGAAGCCTTCGAAGAGCTAGCAAGTATTTTAAATGCAGCCGACCCAGATGGAGAAGAAGCCCGAATTGAATTGGGGCTCTTTTCTCGAGCATGTTCTCTCGTTTCCCCTCTTTTCCGCTGCCTTGGCATCGCATTTAAGTTTGCCGAACTGGATTACGTAGCAAAG GTGGAGGATCTTTCAGAGGCGTCAAAATCAATATCAACTTTACCGGTGATGATGGCTGGTGATATTGAAGCTAATTGTGTAAGGATAGCCGGGAGCCATACAAGGAATCTTCTCAGAGTGAAGCGTGGGATTGACATGGTCAAAGTTTTGTTCGAGCAGATTATTGTTACAGA GGGAAATTCCCTGAAGGATCCCGCCTCAAAAGCTTATGCACAAGTTTTTGCTCCATATCATGGATGGATGATCAGAAAAGCTGTAGCTGCGGGAATGTATGCGCTTCCCACAAAAGTTCAACTTTTGAAGAAGCTCAATGAAGATG AAACATCTGCAAGTATTCAGATGCAGAGCTACGTTACTTCAGTGGCGCCTGTTATATCGTACATCGATCAGCTCTTCATATCGAGAGAACTAGGCGTCGACTGGTGA